A genomic region of Raphanus sativus cultivar WK10039 chromosome 6, ASM80110v3, whole genome shotgun sequence contains the following coding sequences:
- the LOC108805907 gene encoding ribosomal RNA small subunit methyltransferase yields MAGGKIRKEKAKAPSNNYQGGISFHKSKGQHILKNPLLVDSIVQKAGIKSTDVILEIGPGTGNLTKKLLEAGKEVIAVELDSRMVLELQRRFQGTPLSNRLKVIQGDVLKTELPRFDICVANIPYQISSPLTFKLLFHPTSFRCAVIMYQREFAMRLVAQPGDNLYCRLSVNTQLYARVSHLLKVGKNNFRPPPKVDSSVVRIEPRKPQPQVNKKEWDGFLRVCFIRKNKTLGAIFRQKSVVSMLEKNFKTLQAVLASLNGSTGEAVMDVGGDHSMGMEDDDNEMEDDDDDMEMEEGQGGGGGEFKEKVMNVLKEGGFEEKRSSKLSQQEFLYLLSLFNKSGIHFS; encoded by the exons ATGGCGGGAGGGAAGATAAGGAAGGAGAAGGCCAAGGCACCGTCAAACAATTACCAAGGAGGAATCTCCTTCCACAAATCGAAAGGACAGCATATCCTCAAGAACCCTCTCCTCGTCGACTCAATCGTCCAGAAAGCAGGGATTAAGAGCACCGATGTGATCCTCGAGATCGGTCCAGGTACTGGTAACTTGACCAAGAAGCTTCTAGAAGCTGGTAAAGAAGTCATCGCCGTCGAACTCGATTCCCGTATGGTTCTCGAGCTTCAGCGCCGTTTCCAAGGCACTCCCCTTTCTAACCGCTTGAAG GTGATCCAAGGTGATGTTCTGAAGACTGAGCTTCCACGGTTTGACATATGTGTTGCCAACATTCCTTATCAGATATCATCTCCTCTTACGTTCAAGCTTCTCTTTCACCCGACGAGCTTCAGGTGCGCTGTGATCATGTACCAGAGAGAGTTCGCCATGAGACTCGTTGCTCAGCCTGGAGACAATCTTTACTGTCGTCTGTCTGTTAACACTCAGCTGTATGCTAGAGTCTCGCATCTTCTCAAAGTCGGGAAGAACAACTTCCGTCCGCCTCCCAAGGTGGATTCTTCTGTTGTTAGGATCGAACCTAGGAAGCCGCAGCCTCAGGTGAACAAGAAGGAGTGGGATGGGTTCTTGAGAGTCTGTTTTATTAGGAAGAACAAGACCTTGGGAGCTATTTTCAGGCAGAAGTCTGTTGTTTCTATGCTGGAGAAGAACTTCAAGACTCTTCAGGCGGTGCTAGCTTCGTTGAATGGCTCCACTGGAGAAGCTGTTATGGATGTTGGTGGTGACCATAGCATGGGAATGGAAGATGACGACAACGAGatggaagatgatgatgatgacatggAGATGGAAGAAGgacaaggaggaggaggaggagagttcAAGGAGAAAGTGATGAATGTGTTGAAGGAAGGTGGTTTCGAGGAGAAGAGGTCTTCAAAGCTATCTCAACAAGAGTTTTTGTATCTTCTTTCCTTATTCAACAAGTCTGGTATTCACTTCTCTTAA
- the LOC108808876 gene encoding histidine kinase CKI1, with product MVKVTKFVSSRPLVSLILLVVFGTIPIVIWCIATKNIRNNVDLLTEDLRSSLVSEIEIIGKFIYPKTNSSTISLARVIDSSITNNNTPFTEIQTQIAPVLFQAYSTFPQVSQVSYISTDGLLFSYITGLNTSFTVFANSSGGDYSWYTQTIDQRTGLLIGDATRSQPLNVTNTDWFHAAERDHTTAFVGTGLGGDDNEKLFQRVVSLDSKKGVVSLGFPVKYLTDALNRLDLHGGEICMWTKDGTVLVLESSQNASSFTPRDCSSGGVKEIKGSKFEAYCSVLEVSGVPLTYTLMSPNKGIGTSISHAAMYMLIFMAFYAIFWPLGFVVFMARAARREMDIRSTLINQMEATQQAERKSMNKSQAFAQASHDIRGSLAGITGLIDLCRQEVKPGSDVDASLQQMNVCTKDLVGLLNSVLDMSKIESGKMQLEEEEFNLAKLLEDVVDFFHPTAMKKKVDVVLDLHDGSILKSSNVRGDSGKLKQILNNLVSNAVKFTVEGHISIRAWAQKPGPKSSVVLASEPKGSTVSMFSKLMLCMNKDQSSSSSSSTYEKEISNSIRNNANTMEFVFEVDDTGKGIPVEMRKSVFENYVQVRETARGQQGTGLGLGIVQSLVRLMGGEISITDKAMGEKGTCFQFNVLLITSETPPVSDVEAGGGDYITTPNVGLTINTSSLVGGGGSMNIRQHLSPRFNNCLSSSPKQEASRVVLLIKDEERRRVTEKSIKILGIKVTVVEKWEHLSQALERLFGFSPQSSMESSLRNELSSTSSRELPLIGMDGVDSRSQIPRRRSASFSAFVLLMIDANAGPFPEMDDIVEQFRRGLHHGVVCKVVWLNEPNGRGSERGDICCLKPLHGSRLNRMLKMLPELGGIVPKQELQRESLLRHTLVAAAATSPKGTTSCEIQEESSSRYNKKLGKSVRTVPKPVGNSGDEQGMSNASYDALLKGKRVMVVDDNRITSSVATRKLKKMGVSDVRQCDNGKEAVRLVSEWLTQQGSVVDVLPFDYIFMDCQMPEMDGYETTREIRKVERKYGVHIPIIAVSGHDPGSREAKEAIQAGMDAFLEKDMNQNQLGKIIREIDSKRTVHATAE from the exons ATGGTGAAAGTTACAAAGTTTGTTTCTTCTCGTCCATTAGTCAGCCTCATCCTCCTG gtTGTTTTTGGGACAATACCGATTGTGATATGGTGTATAGCAACCAAGAACATAAGAAACAACGTAGATTTACTCACTGAAGATCTCCGATCAAGTCTAGTTTCTGAAATCGAAATCATCGGAAAATTTATCTATCCAAAGACGAACTCATCTACAATCAGTTTAGCAAGAGTTATAGACTCTTCTATCACCAACAACAATACACCTTTTACTGAGATTCAAACACAG ATCGCACCAGTGTTGTTTCAAGCTTACTCAACGTTCCCTCAAGTCTCACAAGTGTCGTATATTAGTACAGACGGCCTCTTGTTTTCTTACATAACAGGATTAAACACAAGTTTCACAGTTTTTGCCAATTCAAGCGGTGGAGATTACAGTTGGTACACTCAAACCATTGATCAGAGAACCGGTCTTCTTATCGGTGATGCAACAAGATCTCAGCCGTTAAATGTAACTAATACAGATTGGTTCCATGCAGCAGAGAGAGATCACACTACGGCCTTTGTGGGAACTGGTTTGGGAGGAGATGATAACGAAAAACTGTTTCAGAGAGTGGTTAGCTTGGACAGCAAGAAAGGAGTTGTTTCGTTAGGGTTTCCGGTTAAATATTTAACCGATGCATTGAACCGTTTGGATCTTCACGGTGGAGAGATTTGCATGTGGACTAAGGATGGAACTGTGCTTGTTCTTGAAAGTTCACAAAATGCTTCTTCCTTCACCCCCAGAGATTGCAGTTCCGGTGGGGTGAAGGAGATCAAAGGATCCAAATTCGAAGCTTATTGCTCAGTTCTTGAAGTTTCTGGCGTGCCTCTG actTACACGTTAATGTCTCCCAACAAAGGAATAGGAACAAGCATCAGTCATGCGGCTATGTACATGCTTATTTTTATGGCTTTTTATGCCATCTTCTGGCCTCTAGGGTTTGTTGTGTTTATGGCGAGAGCAGCAAGAAGAGAGATGGATATACGTTCAACGCTGATAAACCAAATGGAAGCAACACAACAAGCTGAGAGGAAGAGCATGAACAAGAGTCAAGCGTTTGCACAAGCTAGCCACGACATTAGAGGTTCCCTTGCAGGTATCACAGGTCTGATTGATCTCTGCCGTCAAGAAGTTAAGCCTGGCTCTGACGTAGACGCTAGTCTTCAGCAAATGAATGTATGCACCAAGGATCTCGTTG GTCTGCTTAACTCAGTATTGGACATGAGCAAAATCGAAAGCGGGAAGATGCAGTTAGAGGAAGAAGAGTTCAACCTAGCCAAGCTTCTTGAAGACGTGGTCGACTTCTTCCATCCTACGGCGATGAAGAAAAAGGTTGACGTGGTTTTGGATCTTCACGACGGCTCAATCTTAAAATCCTCGAATGTGAGAGGTGACAGTGGCAAGCTCAAGCAAATCCTGAACAATCTCGTGAGCAATGCGGTGAAATTCACAGTGGAAGGGCACATATCGATCAGAGCTTGGGCTCAGAAGCCAGGTCCCAAGAGCTCTGTTGTCTTGGCATCTGAACCTAAAGGAAGTACtgtatccatgttttcaaagcTTATGTTGTGCATGAACAAAGaccagtcttcttcttcttcttcatcaacctATGAGAAGGAGATATCTAACTCCATAAGAAACAATGCGAACACGATGGAGTTTGTGTTTGAGGTGGACGACACAGGGAAAGGGATACCCGTGGAGATGCGTAAGTCAGTGTTTGAGAACTATGTTCAGGTAAGAGAAACAGCTCGAGGACAACAAGGCACTGGTCTAGGACTCGGCATTGTGCAGTCTCTGGTTAGATTAATGGGAGGAGAGATAAGCATCACCGACAAGGCGATGGGAGAGAAGGGAACCTGTTTCCAGTTCAATGTTCTGCTGATAACCTCAGAGACTCCTCCGGTGAGTGACGTTGAAGCAGGAGGAGGAGATTACATAACCACTCCAAACGTCGGTCTGACTATAAACACTTCTTCTCTGGTGGGAGGTGGTGGTAGCATGAACATACGTCAGCACCTGAGCCCTAGATTCAACAACTGTCTCAGCTCAAGTCCGAAGCAGGAAGCTTCACGAGTGGTTCTCCTGATAAAAGATGAAGAACGGAGGAGAGTCACAGAGAAGAGCATAAAGATTCTTGGGATCAAAGTCACTGTGGTGGAGAAATGGGAGCATCTGAGTCAGGCCTTGGAGAGACTCTTTGGGTTTTCACCACAGAGTTCCATGGAGTCTAGTTTGAGAAACGAGTTATCAAGTACGAGCTCGAGGGAGTTGCCTTTGATTGGGATGGATGGTGTTGATTCCAGAAGTCAGATTCCTCGAAGGAGAAGCGCTAGTTTCTCTGCATTCGTCCTTCTGATGATTGATGCAAACGCTGGACCGTTTCCTGAGATGGACGACATTGTCGAACAGTTCCGTAGAGGCTTGCACCATGGCGTAGTCTGTAAAGTTGTTTGGCTTAACGAACCTAACGGCCGTGGAAGTGAGAGAGGGGACATTTGTTGTTTGAAGCCTTTGCACGGATCACGTCTTAACAGAATGCTGAAGATGCTGCCTGAACTTGGAGGAATCGTTCCTAAGCAAGAGCTGCAAAGAGAATCACTACTTAGACATACTCTTGTTGCAGCAGCAGCGACATCACCAAAGGGTACTACGAGTTGTGAGATCCAAGAAGAATCGAGCTCAAGGTATAACAAAAAACTAGGCAAGTCAGTACGTACTGTTCCAAAGCCAGTTGGGAACTCAGGGGACGAGCAAGGAATGTCCAATGCGAGCTATGATGCACTcttaaaaggaaaaagagttATGGTGGTTGATGACAATCGTATAACGTCTTCAGTTGCAACAAGAAAGCTGAAGAAGATGGGAGTATCAGATGTCAGACAATGCGACAATGGGAAAGAAGCTGTGAGATTAGTCAGTGAATGGCTTACACAACAAGGTTCAGTAGTAGATGTGCTTCCGTTTGACTACATATTCATGGATTGCCAG ATGCCAGAGATGGATGGATATGAAACAACCAGAGAGATTAGAAAAGTGGAGAGGAAGTATGGTGTGCATATACCAATTATAGCTGTATCAGGTCATGATCCTGGCTCAAGGGAAGCAAAAGAAGCCATACAAGCTGGAATGGACGCCTTCTTAGAGAAAGACATGAATCAGAACCAACTTGGGAAGATCATAAGAGAAATCGATAGCAAGAGGACTGTACATGCAACTGCTGAGTAG
- the LOC108807374 gene encoding uncharacterized protein LOC108807374, which yields MAVCSNVNGDKKHWWFTQRKLVDKYIKDAKTLMASEELNDVTSAVHLLDAALSISPRLETALELKARSLLFLRRFKEVADMLQDYIPSLKLAANEEEASPPSSEGSSSSSSSSSRDGVKLLSDASLPGRESSFKCFSVSDLTKKVMAGIRKKCDKEGQWRYVVLGQACCYLGLMEDSMVLLQTGKRIASAEFRRRSICWSDDSFTLLSESASTSPPRNLTEGENFTHLLAHIKLLLRRRAAAIAALDAGLFSESIRHFSKIVDGRRPAPQGFLAECYMHRATAYRSAGRIAEAIADCNKTLALEPSCIQALETRAALLETVRCYPDSLHDLEHLKLLYNTILRDRKLPGPAWKRHNVKYREIPGRLCVLTTKTQKLKQKIANGETGDVDYYGLIGVRRGCTRSELDRAHLLLCLRYKPDRASSFIDRCEFTDQNEVDSVRDRAKMSSLLLYRLIQKGYAAVKAIIAEEVEAAEKRRKNAAAVQTPAQTQTPMHKIEEQKAVRKAVMVKKTEFTEPKAVEKSKITENTEPKPVNSNAYQGVFCRDLAAVGNLLTRAGFNHPIPVKYEALTC from the exons ATGGCGGTTTGCTCTAACGTTAATGGCGATAAGAAGCACTGGTGGTTCACTCAAAGAAAG CTTGTTGATAAGTACATTAAAGATGCAAAGACTTTAATGGCAAGTGAGGAGCTAAACGACGTCACTTCAGCTGTTCATTTACTTGACGCAGCCTTGTCCATATCTCCTCGTTTGGAGACGGCGTTAGAGCTTAAGGCTagatctcttctcttcctccgtCGTTTCAAAGAAGTCGCCGATATGCTTCAAGACTACATTCCCAGTCTTAAGCTGGCTGCTAACGAAGAAGAAGCATCACCTCCTTCATCGGAAGgctcctcctcatcctcatcctcatcctctCGCGACGGAGTCAAGCTTCTATCAGACGCGTCTTTGCCGGGACGTGAGTCGTCGTTTAAATGCTTCTCGGTTTCTGATTTGACCAAGAAAGTGATGGCAGGGATCCGTAAAAAATGCGACAAAGAAGGGCAATGGAG GTACGTTGTGTTGGGTCAAGCTTGTTGCTATCTGGGACTAATGGAGGATTCGATGGTTCTACTCCAAACCGGCAAACGCATCGCCTCCGCCGAGTTTCGTCGCCGGAGTATTTGTTGGTCAGACGATAGCTTCACTCTCCTTTCCGAATCCGCATCAACGTCTCCACCACGCAACCTCACGGAGGGTGAGAACTTCACTCACCTCCTCGCTCACATAAAGCTCCTTCTCCGCCGACGCGCCGCTGCGATCGCCGCACTCGACGCCGGACTCTTCTCCGAGTCAATCCGTCACTTCTCAAAGATCGTCGACGGTCGTCGTCCTGCGCCTCAAGGATTCCTCGCCGAATGCTATATGCATCGAGCCACCGCGTACAGATCCGCCGGTCGAATCGCGGAGGCGATAGCTGATTGCAACAAAACGCTAGCTCTTGAACCGTCGTGCATCCAAGCGCTGGAGACTAGAGCCGCGCTTCTGGAAACGGTACGGTGTTATCCAGATTCGCTTCACGATCTCGAGCACTTGAAGCTACTATACAACACGATTCTACGCGATCGGAAACTTCCAGGTCCGGCGTGGAAACGACACAACGTGAAATACAGAGAGATCCCTGGGAGACTTTGCGTGTTGACCACGAAAACGCAGAAACTGAAGCAGAAAATCGCAAACGGAGAGACTGGAGACGTCGATTATTACGGTTTGATCGGAGTCAGACGCGGTTGTACCAGATCGGAGCTGGATCGAGCTCATCTATTGCTGTGTCTAAGATACAAACCTGATCGAGCCTCGTCTTTCATCGATCGGTGTGAGTTCACCGATCAAAACGAAGTTGATTCGGTTAGAGATCGAGCGAAGATGTCTTCGCTGCTGCTCTACCGTTTGATTCAGAAAGGATATGCCGCCGTGAAGGCCATCATTGCCGAGGAGGTGGAGGCGGCAGAGAAACGGAGAAAGAACGCTGCGGCAGTTCAAACTCCCGCTCAAACTCAAACGCCAATGCACAAGATTGAAGAACAGAAAGCGGTTAGAAAAGCCGTTATGGTTAAGAAAACCGAGTTCACTGAACCGAAAGCAGTGGAAAAATCTAAGATAACCGAGAATACTGAACCGAAACCGGTTAATTCCAATGCGTACCAAGGAGTTTTCTGTAGGGATCTCGCTGCTGTCGGGAATCTACTAACCCGGGctggttttaaccatccaatTCCGGTTAAATATGAAGCCCTCACCTGCTAA